In Syntrophus gentianae, a single window of DNA contains:
- a CDS encoding DUF2905 domain-containing protein, producing the protein MPLYEAFILDLTKGRKRIIDFSHIGRVLILFGLILAAIGFILLLAGKVPWLGRLPGDFYFRGKQITFFFPLTTSLLISLILTLILWLISRR; encoded by the coding sequence TTGCCTCTTTATGAGGCTTTTATATTAGACTTAACGAAGGGACGGAAAAGAATCATCGACTTTTCTCACATAGGTCGCGTCTTAATCCTTTTTGGCCTGATTCTGGCGGCCATCGGATTTATTCTCCTGCTGGCAGGAAAAGTTCCCTGGCTTGGCAGACTTCCGGGGGATTTTTATTTTCGCGGCAAGCAGATCACATTTTTCTTCCCCCTGACAACAAGCCTGCTCATCAGCCTCATCCTCACACTGATCCTGTGGTTGATCAGCAGGAGATAA